In a genomic window of Cytobacillus sp. FSL H8-0458:
- a CDS encoding MBL fold metallo-hydrolase — protein sequence MNIQQIRNATLVVHYAGKKFLIDPFLAEKETYPPFPNSLRQDQNNPLTELPVSIDEIIHNVDAVIVTHLHLDHFDDAAKKSLPKDTKMFVQNEEDAAEVKNAGFNNIEVLHENTVFEDIQLIKTKGNHGRGEILKLAGLVCGVVFNHHSEKTLYVAGDTVWYDSVQEVIETHSPEVIVVNGGDNQFLEGGSLVMGKEDIYEVSKAAPDARIISVHMEAVNHWTLSKEELKSYSKDKGFSDQLLVPEDGETYSF from the coding sequence ATGAATATACAGCAAATCCGCAACGCTACACTAGTTGTCCATTATGCAGGGAAGAAATTTTTAATTGACCCTTTTTTAGCCGAAAAAGAGACTTACCCGCCTTTTCCAAATTCATTAAGGCAAGATCAAAACAATCCTTTAACAGAGCTTCCAGTTTCCATTGATGAAATTATTCACAATGTAGATGCAGTGATAGTTACCCACCTGCATTTAGACCACTTTGATGATGCAGCCAAAAAATCATTACCAAAGGACACTAAAATGTTTGTGCAAAATGAAGAAGATGCTGCTGAAGTAAAAAATGCAGGTTTTAATAATATTGAAGTCCTCCATGAGAATACTGTCTTTGAAGATATCCAACTAATAAAAACAAAGGGCAACCATGGCAGGGGCGAAATTTTAAAACTGGCCGGTCTGGTTTGTGGAGTGGTCTTCAACCATCACAGTGAAAAAACACTTTATGTTGCAGGAGATACAGTTTGGTATGATTCTGTACAGGAGGTCATTGAAACTCACAGCCCTGAAGTCATTGTTGTGAATGGCGGAGATAACCAGTTTCTTGAAGGCGGCTCGCTTGTTATGGGGAAAGAGGATATCTATGAAGTTTCCAAAGCTGCCCCGGATGCCAGGATTATTTCTGTCCATATGGAGGCGGTCAACCATTGGACACTATCAAAGGAAGAGTTAAAAAGCTATAGTAAAGATAAAGGCTTTTCCGATCAACTGTTAGTGCCTGAAGACGGAGAAACCTACTCCTTTTAA
- a CDS encoding ABC transporter ATP-binding protein, with protein sequence MEKSPIMKGKEQRKVLFRLLSYTKPHKKTITLAFSLLLLTTIGDILGPILVKIFIDDYLTTGNLVFEPLFVLGAAYLGIQIMNVLVSYFQLLKFQEIALKIIQQLRVDVFSKVQSLGLKYFDKTPAGSIVSRVTNDTEAIKDMFVSVLVTFIQGAFLLTGIFVAMFILNVKLALFCLVILPILFMIIRTYRKYSSVFYKDLRERLSELNAKLSESLQGMSIIQVFRQEKRLRKEFGDINEQHYQAGMRNIKMDGLLLRPAIDLVYVLALIIVLSFFGISSFNSPIEIGVLYAFVSYLDRFFEPVNQIMMRLSMYQQAIIAASRAFALLDEKELAPAQEDKLSDGIKEGEIEFRNLSFSYDGKRDVLKNISFTAKPGETVALVGHTGSGKSSIINLMMRFYEYERGDILIDGKSIKSYPAEELRKKMGLVLQDPFLFYGTIEDNIRLHSNELTDEEIKAAAQFVQAHTFIDKLEDGYEHAVVERGSTFSSGQRQLIAFARTIAANPKILVLDEATANIDTETEEAIQTALEKMRKGRTTIAIAHRLSTIQDAELILVLHQGEIVERGTHQELLAMRGLYHKMYLLQNGTPEKVEDAVG encoded by the coding sequence ATGGAAAAGTCACCGATTATGAAGGGAAAAGAGCAGCGGAAGGTCCTTTTCCGGTTGCTTTCCTATACAAAACCGCATAAGAAAACAATCACACTTGCCTTCAGTCTGCTTCTGTTAACAACGATTGGAGACATACTGGGTCCGATTCTTGTCAAAATTTTTATCGATGATTATTTAACAACTGGAAATCTGGTTTTTGAGCCATTATTTGTCCTCGGTGCAGCCTATCTGGGCATTCAGATCATGAATGTGCTGGTATCCTATTTTCAGCTGCTCAAATTTCAGGAAATCGCGCTGAAAATCATTCAGCAGCTGCGTGTGGATGTTTTTTCAAAGGTACAGTCACTGGGCTTGAAGTACTTTGATAAAACACCTGCGGGAAGTATTGTTTCTCGGGTTACCAATGATACAGAGGCGATTAAAGATATGTTTGTCAGTGTCCTGGTTACCTTCATTCAGGGTGCCTTCCTGCTGACGGGAATCTTTGTGGCAATGTTTATCCTGAATGTAAAGCTTGCCCTGTTTTGTCTGGTAATTCTCCCGATTCTTTTTATGATCATCCGAACTTACCGCAAATACAGCTCTGTTTTCTATAAGGACCTAAGGGAGAGGCTGAGTGAGCTGAATGCAAAACTGAGTGAATCACTTCAGGGAATGTCGATCATCCAGGTATTCAGACAGGAAAAAAGGCTGCGTAAGGAATTTGGCGATATCAATGAACAGCATTACCAAGCGGGTATGCGCAATATCAAAATGGATGGGCTGCTGTTAAGGCCGGCCATTGACCTTGTGTATGTTCTTGCACTTATTATTGTATTGAGCTTCTTTGGCATTTCTTCTTTTAACAGTCCGATCGAAATCGGTGTGCTGTATGCCTTTGTCAGCTATCTGGACCGCTTTTTTGAGCCTGTGAATCAGATCATGATGAGGCTTTCCATGTATCAGCAGGCAATTATTGCCGCTTCAAGAGCGTTTGCTCTGCTGGACGAAAAGGAACTTGCTCCGGCACAGGAGGATAAACTGTCTGATGGAATCAAGGAGGGAGAGATTGAGTTCAGGAACCTCAGCTTCTCCTATGACGGCAAACGGGATGTATTGAAAAATATTTCTTTTACAGCCAAACCGGGCGAAACCGTTGCCCTGGTTGGCCATACCGGCAGCGGAAAGAGCTCAATCATTAATTTAATGATGCGATTCTATGAATATGAGCGCGGCGATATTCTGATTGACGGAAAAAGCATTAAGTCTTATCCAGCGGAAGAATTGCGCAAGAAGATGGGGCTCGTCCTTCAGGATCCTTTCCTTTTTTACGGGACAATTGAGGATAACATCAGACTTCATAGTAATGAATTGACAGATGAAGAGATTAAAGCTGCGGCACAGTTTGTTCAGGCTCATACATTCATAGATAAGCTGGAAGACGGATATGAGCATGCAGTGGTTGAGCGTGGTTCGACTTTTTCCAGCGGGCAAAGACAGCTTATTGCCTTTGCAAGGACGATTGCTGCCAATCCTAAAATTCTTGTGCTGGATGAAGCAACAGCCAATATAGATACAGAAACAGAGGAAGCGATTCAAACCGCACTGGAAAAAATGCGGAAGGGCCGCACGACGATTGCGATTGCTCATCGATTGTCTACGATACAGGATGCTGAACTGATTCTCGTTCTTCATCAGGGGGAAATAGTAGAAAGAGGAACGCACCAGGAATTGCTTGCAATGCGGGGATTGTATCATAAAATGTATCTGCTGCAGAATGGAACTCCTGAAAAAGTGGAGGATGCTGTAGGGTAA
- a CDS encoding ABC transporter transmembrane domain-containing protein, with protein MKVFLDLMWFFKQEKKAYVNGIILLLFVALLQLVPPKVVGMVVDSIKNGELTAKALLMWIGLLAVVALMMYVLRYYWRIMIFGSAVKLSKLLRNRLYQHFTNMSQSFYQKKRVGDLMAHATNDLQAIQQTAGAGVLTFVDSMATGGFVIIAMAATISWKLTLICLIPMPFMALLTSWYGTLLHKRFHKAQEAFSSLNDKTQESVSGIKVIKTFGQEKEDIEDFRRQSEDVVQKNISVAKVDSLFDPTISIIVGISFFLSIAFGSRYVIAGELTIGQLVSFTTYLGLLIWPMLAFGWLFNIVERGRASFDRVSALLAEEIDIKDDETGINEVPSGDIEYKIEEFAYPGEQERLLKDIHFRLERGETLGIAGKTGAGKTTLLKLLFREFEGYKGEILFAGHPISRYKIGKLREAIGYVPQEHFLFSAAVAENIAFTRPDADIEDIYAAAKLANIHGDILEFTEGYNTVAGERGVSLSGGQKQRISIARALMMNPEVLILDDSLSAVDAKTEEAILTSLRAERAGKTTIITAHRLSAIQHANLILVLDEGRIVQRGTHDELMAEEGWYKNMYLRQQLEELVEHGG; from the coding sequence ATGAAGGTCTTTTTGGATTTAATGTGGTTTTTTAAACAGGAGAAGAAGGCTTATGTAAACGGAATTATTCTGCTGTTATTTGTGGCGCTGCTGCAGCTGGTACCTCCAAAGGTAGTTGGAATGGTTGTTGATTCGATTAAAAATGGCGAGCTGACTGCAAAAGCATTATTAATGTGGATTGGACTTCTTGCTGTTGTTGCCCTCATGATGTATGTGCTCCGCTATTACTGGCGGATTATGATTTTCGGTTCAGCAGTAAAGCTGTCCAAACTCCTGCGCAACAGACTTTATCAGCATTTTACGAATATGTCACAGTCCTTCTACCAGAAAAAGCGGGTGGGGGATTTAATGGCCCATGCGACAAATGATCTGCAGGCAATTCAGCAGACAGCAGGAGCCGGGGTCCTCACTTTTGTCGATTCGATGGCAACAGGCGGCTTCGTTATCATTGCCATGGCGGCAACTATCAGCTGGAAGCTGACGCTAATCTGTTTGATTCCTATGCCCTTCATGGCACTTCTCACGAGCTGGTACGGAACACTCCTTCATAAGCGGTTCCACAAAGCACAGGAGGCTTTTTCTTCACTGAATGACAAAACTCAGGAAAGTGTTTCAGGAATTAAAGTGATTAAAACATTCGGCCAGGAAAAAGAAGATATTGAAGATTTTCGCAGGCAGTCTGAAGATGTAGTGCAAAAGAACATTTCTGTTGCTAAGGTTGATTCTTTGTTTGATCCGACGATCAGCATTATTGTAGGGATTTCTTTCTTCCTGTCTATTGCATTTGGATCAAGATATGTTATTGCAGGAGAGCTGACAATCGGGCAGCTGGTTTCATTTACAACATACTTGGGTCTCCTGATTTGGCCAATGCTGGCTTTTGGCTGGCTGTTCAACATTGTCGAGAGAGGCCGGGCCTCTTTTGATCGAGTTTCTGCTCTTCTTGCAGAAGAAATCGATATAAAGGATGATGAGACTGGCATCAATGAAGTTCCAAGCGGTGATATTGAGTACAAGATTGAGGAGTTCGCCTATCCGGGTGAACAGGAAAGGCTGCTAAAGGATATTCATTTTAGACTGGAAAGAGGAGAGACTCTCGGCATAGCAGGTAAAACTGGTGCGGGCAAAACCACACTTCTGAAGCTTTTGTTTCGAGAGTTTGAAGGCTATAAAGGGGAAATTCTTTTTGCAGGACATCCTATCAGCCGCTATAAAATCGGAAAGCTGAGAGAAGCGATTGGATATGTCCCGCAGGAGCACTTCCTGTTCTCTGCCGCTGTTGCTGAAAATATAGCTTTCACGAGGCCGGATGCAGACATTGAAGATATTTATGCGGCTGCGAAACTGGCCAATATCCATGGTGATATTCTCGAATTTACAGAAGGTTATAATACTGTTGCAGGCGAGAGAGGGGTCTCCCTTTCCGGAGGGCAGAAGCAGCGTATTTCCATTGCGCGAGCACTTATGATGAATCCGGAAGTATTGATTTTAGATGACTCCCTTTCTGCTGTTGATGCCAAAACTGAGGAAGCGATTCTTACTTCATTACGGGCTGAGCGGGCTGGCAAGACAACGATTATTACTGCTCACCGGCTGAGTGCCATTCAGCATGCGAATCTCATATTGGTGCTGGATGAAGGAAGAATTGTTCAGAGAGGAACACATGATGAACTAATGGCTGAAGAAGGCTGGTATAAGAATATGTATCTGCGGCAGCAGCTGGAAGAGCTTGTAGAGCATGGGGGATAA
- a CDS encoding DUF6376 family protein codes for MKKVILIGFLTVSMFLSGCSVLGEVNNSIDYVNVATEHINTLSDFAEEAPQMIQDAAADPAMEQELEDRLLTLKQEVEEFIAIQDIPTLAEDIHQELVIQNEALLAEINKVLERGSLALDQLENSELFTTINEATSLINRIEALGQ; via the coding sequence ATGAAAAAAGTAATTCTAATAGGGTTCCTTACCGTTTCCATGTTTTTAAGCGGCTGTTCCGTTCTGGGTGAAGTGAATAATTCCATTGACTATGTTAATGTAGCGACTGAGCATATCAATACATTAAGCGACTTTGCCGAAGAGGCGCCTCAAATGATTCAGGATGCGGCAGCAGATCCGGCAATGGAGCAGGAACTTGAAGACAGATTGTTGACACTTAAGCAGGAAGTTGAAGAATTTATCGCCATTCAGGACATCCCAACCTTGGCAGAGGATATTCATCAGGAACTTGTGATCCAGAATGAAGCACTTCTGGCAGAGATCAATAAAGTATTAGAGAGAGGCAGCCTTGCATTGGATCAGCTGGAAAATTCAGAGCTGTTCACTACGATTAATGAGGCCACAAGCCTGATAAACCGCATAGAAGCATTAGGGCAATAA
- a CDS encoding YneF family protein: MGMYILVGVLALLAGVALGFFIARKYMMSYLEKNPPINEQMLKMMMMQMGMKPSQKKINQMMNAMNKQTGK; the protein is encoded by the coding sequence ATGGGTATGTACATTCTAGTTGGTGTACTGGCGCTTCTTGCCGGTGTAGCACTAGGATTTTTCATTGCTCGAAAATATATGATGAGCTACCTTGAGAAAAATCCGCCAATTAATGAACAAATGCTTAAAATGATGATGATGCAAATGGGCATGAAGCCATCTCAAAAGAAGATCAACCAAATGATGAATGCCATGAACAAGCAGACTGGCAAGTAA
- the sirA gene encoding sporulation inhibitor of replication protein SirA — MRAYQLYLIEDEFASHYFGRERMFFQLFEEYERSSGEMKSILSKQIDFVTKPIPGLKVHKYIHQQLQRKKDFIIEKSAYYIEMSKRSRAKLEVFERSLVLEAAGSYEAETVFFEVLRKSESSFLAVDLQHKRYGWLKPIKERKFV, encoded by the coding sequence ATGAGAGCTTATCAATTGTATTTAATAGAAGATGAATTTGCGTCCCATTATTTTGGCAGAGAGCGGATGTTTTTTCAGTTGTTTGAAGAGTATGAGCGTTCGTCAGGTGAAATGAAGTCTATTCTATCGAAGCAAATTGATTTTGTGACTAAGCCAATCCCGGGTTTGAAAGTGCATAAATATATCCACCAGCAGCTGCAGCGAAAAAAGGACTTTATCATAGAAAAAAGTGCATACTATATAGAGATGAGCAAGAGAAGCAGAGCAAAGCTTGAAGTTTTTGAACGGAGCCTGGTTTTAGAAGCGGCCGGCAGCTATGAGGCAGAGACAGTTTTTTTCGAAGTGCTGCGAAAAAGCGAGTCTTCCTTTCTGGCTGTTGACCTCCAGCATAAGCGCTATGGGTGGCTAAAACCGATAAAAGAGAGAAAATTCGTCTAA
- the tkt gene encoding transketolase, with translation MFNHTDELSISSIRTLSIDAIEKANSGHPGMPMGAAPMAYTLWTRFMNHNPKNPEWFNRDRFVLSAGHGSMLLYSLLHLSGYDVSMNDIKEFRQWGSKTPGHPEFGHTPGVDATTGPLGQGIAMAVGMAMAERHLAATYNKDNFNVVDHYTYSICGDGDLMEGVSAEAASLAGHLKLGRLVVLYDSNDISLDGDLDKSFSESVEQRFKSYGWQYIRVEDGNDLHDIAKAIEEAKQDESRPTMIEVKTVIGYGSPNKSGKSDVHGAPLGADELKLTKEAYKWTFEEDFHVPQEVYDHFKQQVVENGTKKQQEWEDLFAQYKEFHPELGKQLEQAINGELTEGWDKDIPVYEEGKSLASRASSGEVLNAIAQNLPSFFGGSADLAGSNKTMIKGTGDFTAESFDGRNIWFGVREFAMGAALNGMALHGGLKVFGGTFFVFSDYLRPAIRLAALMNLPVTYVFTHDSIAVGEDGPTHEPVEQLAALRAMPNLSVVRPADGNETAAAWKTAIESTNKPTALVLTRQNLPTLKGTDSEAYEGVQKGAYVVSPASNSNADVLLLAAGSEVSLAVEAQKALEGEGIHASVVSMPAWDRFEAQTKEYKESVIPKTVKKRLAIEMGSSLGWHRYAGDEGDVLAIDTFGASAPGEKIMEEYGFTVDNVVARVKALLQG, from the coding sequence ATGTTTAATCACACAGATGAACTATCCATCAGTTCCATTCGTACTTTATCAATCGACGCCATTGAAAAGGCGAACTCCGGCCATCCGGGCATGCCAATGGGAGCTGCTCCAATGGCATATACACTTTGGACACGCTTCATGAACCACAATCCGAAAAATCCAGAATGGTTCAATCGTGACCGTTTTGTCCTTTCTGCCGGACATGGCTCTATGCTTTTATACAGCCTTCTTCATCTTTCCGGCTATGATGTTTCCATGAATGATATTAAAGAGTTTAGACAGTGGGGAAGCAAGACGCCCGGCCACCCTGAATTCGGCCATACACCTGGTGTTGACGCAACAACAGGCCCATTAGGACAAGGTATTGCTATGGCTGTAGGTATGGCGATGGCTGAACGCCACCTGGCTGCAACATACAATAAAGACAACTTCAATGTTGTTGATCATTATACATACAGCATCTGCGGAGACGGAGACCTTATGGAAGGCGTATCGGCTGAAGCTGCTTCCCTTGCTGGGCACTTGAAGCTGGGCAGATTGGTTGTTCTTTATGATTCAAATGATATCTCACTTGATGGAGACCTTGATAAGTCTTTCTCTGAAAGTGTTGAACAGCGCTTCAAGTCATACGGCTGGCAGTACATCCGTGTAGAAGACGGCAATGATCTTCACGATATCGCAAAAGCAATTGAAGAAGCGAAACAGGATGAAAGCCGCCCGACAATGATCGAAGTGAAAACAGTCATTGGCTACGGTTCTCCAAACAAATCAGGCAAATCTGATGTTCACGGCGCCCCTCTTGGTGCTGATGAATTGAAATTAACAAAAGAAGCTTATAAATGGACATTTGAAGAAGACTTCCATGTTCCACAGGAAGTATATGATCACTTTAAGCAGCAAGTTGTTGAAAATGGTACGAAAAAGCAGCAGGAATGGGAAGACCTTTTTGCTCAATACAAAGAATTTCATCCTGAGTTAGGGAAACAGCTGGAGCAGGCGATCAATGGTGAGCTTACTGAAGGCTGGGATAAAGACATCCCAGTTTATGAAGAAGGAAAGAGCCTTGCAAGCCGCGCTTCTTCCGGAGAAGTGCTAAATGCTATCGCTCAGAACCTGCCTTCATTCTTTGGCGGTTCTGCTGACCTTGCAGGCTCCAACAAAACAATGATAAAAGGAACGGGTGACTTTACGGCTGAATCATTTGATGGCCGCAACATCTGGTTCGGTGTACGTGAATTTGCAATGGGCGCTGCTTTGAATGGAATGGCGCTTCACGGCGGATTAAAAGTATTCGGCGGAACATTCTTCGTGTTCTCTGATTACCTTCGCCCGGCAATTCGTCTGGCTGCTCTTATGAACCTGCCTGTAACGTATGTATTCACACATGACAGTATCGCTGTCGGTGAAGACGGCCCAACGCATGAGCCTGTAGAACAGCTTGCTGCATTGCGTGCAATGCCAAACCTATCTGTTGTCCGCCCTGCTGACGGAAACGAAACAGCAGCTGCCTGGAAAACAGCAATTGAATCAACAAACAAGCCAACTGCATTAGTATTGACCCGTCAAAACCTTCCTACCTTAAAAGGAACGGATTCAGAGGCATACGAAGGTGTACAAAAAGGTGCTTATGTTGTTTCACCAGCCTCCAACAGCAATGCGGATGTATTATTGCTTGCTGCAGGATCAGAAGTCAGCCTCGCAGTTGAAGCTCAAAAAGCGCTTGAGGGCGAAGGCATCCATGCATCTGTAGTAAGCATGCCTGCCTGGGACCGCTTTGAAGCACAAACAAAAGAGTACAAAGAAAGCGTGATTCCTAAGACAGTCAAGAAACGTCTTGCCATTGAAATGGGATCTTCACTTGGCTGGCACCGCTATGCGGGAGACGAAGGCGATGTTCTTGCCATCGATACCTTCGGCGCATCTGCACCAGGTGAAAAAATTATGGAAGAATACGGATTCACAGTAGACAACGTTGTAGCACGCGTGAAAGCATTGCTGCAGGGATAA
- a CDS encoding DUF896 domain-containing protein, producing the protein MLPKQKLARINELAKKAKESGLTEAEAKEQTSLRKEYLETFRSGMLNTLKGVTIVDPKGNDVTPKKLKEFQNKNRLH; encoded by the coding sequence ATGCTGCCTAAACAAAAACTTGCCCGAATTAATGAACTGGCAAAGAAGGCCAAGGAATCCGGACTAACAGAAGCAGAAGCGAAGGAACAGACGTCGCTGCGCAAAGAGTATTTGGAGACTTTCCGCTCTGGTATGTTAAACACGCTGAAAGGCGTTACAATCGTTGACCCGAAAGGAAACGATGTAACTCCGAAAAAGCTGAAAGAATTCCAAAATAAAAACCGCCTTCACTAA
- a CDS encoding YneB family resolvase-like protein, with amino-acid sequence MKAIIYCRVSTTKDTQETSLSRQEEELLNLAEKHSFEVVKVIREQASGYDLERDGILELLDLIKKKDIKVVLIQDETRLGRGNAKIAILHCIFKEEVQLYSISNNGKLELSESDSMVLSIVGMVEEYQRKLHNIKIRRGMQRAVDKGYRPEKNLSNQGANGGRERIEVPIEEIVRLRKNELTFAEIAATLRGFGYNISKATVHRRYKEHIDSLAE; translated from the coding sequence ATGAAAGCAATAATTTACTGCAGAGTTAGTACAACAAAGGATACTCAGGAAACGTCCCTTTCAAGACAGGAAGAAGAGCTTTTGAACCTGGCAGAAAAGCATAGCTTTGAAGTAGTCAAGGTCATACGCGAACAGGCCAGCGGATACGACCTTGAGAGAGACGGTATATTGGAACTTTTAGACTTAATTAAAAAAAAGGATATTAAGGTTGTTCTCATCCAGGATGAAACCAGGCTGGGGAGGGGGAATGCCAAGATTGCGATTCTCCATTGCATCTTTAAAGAAGAAGTCCAGTTATACAGCATCTCGAATAACGGAAAGCTGGAGCTTTCGGAATCAGATTCGATGGTGCTGAGCATCGTAGGAATGGTAGAGGAGTATCAGAGAAAGCTGCATAACATCAAAATCAGACGCGGCATGCAGCGCGCTGTTGATAAAGGATACAGGCCCGAGAAAAACCTAAGTAATCAGGGAGCAAATGGCGGCAGGGAAAGAATAGAGGTGCCAATAGAGGAAATTGTCCGGCTGAGGAAAAACGAGTTAACGTTTGCTGAAATTGCTGCTACGCTTAGGGGGTTTGGCTATAATATTTCCAAAGCAACTGTTCATAGAAGGTATAAAGAACATATTGATTCACTTGCTGAGTAG